In Sulfitobacter sp. W027, a single window of DNA contains:
- a CDS encoding OmpA family protein, translating to MYWIDPMTRRHFTLIAGTAALTGLTACAPSNDPVYTQFYREAGSVVDTGQFGNATLHNRQVMTGEKRVTFDLANRFASEVRSTVTFAFNSAQLDANAQAILRQQAGWIRQFPEIRFRVYGHTDLVGSQAYNRALGLRRAQAVVGYLSTLGISPSRLEAVVSFGETQPLIVTQGRERRNRRTVTEVSGFVHGHPMLLDGKYAQIIYRDYVASAVPPSQLSAGATAAAGSAE from the coding sequence ATGTACTGGATTGATCCGATGACACGCAGACATTTCACGTTGATCGCTGGCACCGCCGCTCTCACTGGGCTCACCGCCTGTGCCCCCAGCAACGATCCGGTCTATACGCAATTCTACCGCGAAGCAGGATCGGTCGTGGACACGGGACAGTTCGGTAATGCCACGCTGCACAACCGTCAGGTTATGACCGGTGAAAAGCGCGTGACCTTTGATCTGGCGAACCGTTTCGCCAGCGAAGTACGCTCAACCGTGACTTTCGCGTTCAACTCCGCTCAGCTGGACGCCAATGCGCAGGCGATCCTGCGCCAACAGGCCGGATGGATCCGCCAGTTCCCCGAGATTCGCTTCCGCGTCTATGGCCACACCGATCTGGTCGGCTCGCAGGCCTATAACCGGGCGTTGGGTCTGCGCCGCGCGCAGGCAGTGGTGGGCTACCTCTCGACCTTGGGAATCAGCCCAAGCCGGTTGGAAGCTGTTGTTTCCTTTGGCGAAACCCAGCCCCTGATCGTCACCCAAGGCCGCGAGCGCCGCAACCGCCGCACCGTGACCGAGGTCAGTGGCTTTGTACACGGCCACCCGATGCTTCTGGACGGCAAATATGCACAGATCATCTACCGCGATTATGTGGCCAGCGCCGTGCCCCCCTCGCAGCTGAGCGCCGGTGCCACTGCGGCAGCTGGCAGTGCAGAGTAA
- a CDS encoding CoA transferase subunit B codes for MPWDRDQMAARAAEELEDGMYVNLGIGIPTLVANYVGDKDITLQSENGMLGMGPFPFEGEEDPDLINAGKQTITELSRTAYFDSAMSFGMIRGGKIAAAILGAMEVAENGDLANWMIPGKLVKGMGGAMDLVAGVKRVIVVMDHQNKAGESKVLKECTLPLTGKGVVDRIITNLGVLDVVEGGLRIVECADGVTEDELRAATQATIV; via the coding sequence ATGCCTTGGGATAGAGATCAGATGGCGGCGCGGGCCGCAGAGGAGCTCGAAGACGGCATGTATGTGAACCTCGGCATCGGTATTCCGACGCTGGTGGCGAACTACGTCGGCGACAAGGACATCACGCTTCAGTCGGAAAACGGCATGTTGGGCATGGGCCCCTTCCCCTTTGAAGGCGAGGAAGATCCAGACCTTATTAACGCTGGCAAGCAGACCATCACCGAACTCAGCCGCACGGCCTATTTCGACAGCGCCATGTCTTTTGGCATGATCCGTGGTGGCAAAATCGCCGCCGCGATCCTTGGCGCGATGGAAGTGGCCGAGAACGGCGATCTGGCGAACTGGATGATTCCCGGCAAGCTGGTCAAAGGCATGGGCGGGGCGATGGACCTCGTTGCAGGCGTCAAACGGGTCATCGTGGTGATGGACCACCAGAACAAGGCCGGTGAGTCGAAGGTGCTGAAGGAATGCACCCTGCCGCTGACCGGCAAGGGCGTGGTTGACCGGATCATCACGAACCTCGGTGTGCTCGACGTGGTCGAAGGCGGCTTGCGGATCGTCGAATGCGCCGATGGTGTGACCGAGGACGAGCTGCGCGCGGCGACCCAAGCAACCATCGTTTGA
- a CDS encoding Flp family type IVb pilin, whose product MMNFIKNFRKDEDGAVTVDWVVLTAAIVGLAIVAFSTIGDNTENLTNSIATEIGAVTATR is encoded by the coding sequence ATGATGAACTTTATCAAAAACTTCCGCAAAGACGAAGACGGTGCCGTGACAGTTGACTGGGTCGTTCTGACCGCTGCGATCGTTGGTCTGGCCATTGTTGCTTTCAGCACCATCGGTGACAACACCGAAAACCTGACCAACAGCATCGCTACCGAAATCGGCGCCGTTACAGCGACTCGCTAA
- a CDS encoding CpaF family protein: MFSKYKKPTSATPKAAPAPTARQAKPAPVVEAAPVVAAPAEAAKPVSMRRALKPAAAAPEDREVKRKQRMSEIKLELHRALLDNLNLAALEHASEAELRQEINDIAVEVLSEKSIVLNREDRMTLNSELYDEVTGLGPLETLLKDDTVNDILVNGPQQIFVERDGKLQLTDVTFKDEKHLLRIIDKIVSAVGRRVDESNPYVDARLKDGSRFNAMVPPVAVDGSLVSIRKFKKDKLGIDDLVAFGAFNEEMAAYLQAAVATRLNIIVSGGTGSGKTTTLNALSSFIANDERILTIEDTAELQLQQTHVGRMESRPPNVEGKGEVSPRDCLKNALRMRPDRIIVGETRGEEVIDMLQAMNTGHDGSMTTIHANSARDGVSRLENMIAMAGIEMPLKAVRSQISSAVNLIVQASRLQDGSRRMTSITEITGMEGEVISMQEIFRYQRVGLTPENKIIGHFTATGVRSHFSERFRMWGYDLPASIYEPVAAQ; this comes from the coding sequence ATGTTTTCCAAGTATAAGAAACCAACCTCCGCGACCCCAAAAGCGGCTCCTGCCCCGACGGCCCGTCAGGCCAAGCCTGCCCCGGTCGTCGAGGCCGCTCCTGTAGTCGCCGCGCCTGCTGAGGCCGCCAAACCGGTTTCAATGCGCCGCGCCCTTAAGCCTGCCGCTGCCGCACCGGAAGACCGCGAGGTCAAACGCAAGCAGCGGATGAGCGAGATCAAGCTTGAGCTGCACCGCGCTCTGCTGGACAACCTCAACCTTGCCGCGCTGGAACATGCCTCTGAGGCCGAACTGCGCCAAGAGATCAACGATATCGCCGTCGAAGTCCTCTCGGAAAAGAGCATCGTGCTTAACCGCGAAGACCGCATGACCCTGAACTCAGAGCTTTATGACGAGGTAACCGGCCTTGGCCCGCTGGAGACGCTGCTGAAAGACGATACTGTCAACGATATTCTGGTGAACGGCCCGCAGCAGATCTTTGTGGAACGCGACGGCAAGCTGCAACTGACCGACGTCACCTTTAAGGACGAAAAGCACCTGTTGCGCATCATCGACAAGATCGTTTCGGCAGTGGGGCGTCGCGTGGATGAAAGCAATCCATACGTCGATGCGCGCTTGAAAGACGGTTCGCGTTTCAACGCCATGGTGCCGCCAGTGGCCGTGGATGGCTCGCTGGTTTCCATCCGTAAGTTCAAGAAAGACAAACTTGGCATCGATGATCTGGTGGCCTTTGGCGCCTTCAACGAAGAGATGGCCGCCTATTTGCAAGCCGCCGTGGCGACCCGTCTGAACATCATCGTCTCCGGCGGTACGGGTTCGGGTAAAACGACCACGCTGAACGCGCTGTCGTCGTTCATCGCCAATGACGAACGCATCCTGACCATCGAAGACACCGCCGAACTTCAGCTTCAGCAGACCCACGTAGGCCGGATGGAAAGCCGCCCGCCCAACGTCGAAGGCAAGGGCGAGGTGTCCCCCCGCGACTGTCTGAAAAACGCCCTGCGGATGCGCCCGGACCGGATCATCGTGGGTGAGACCCGCGGCGAGGAGGTCATCGACATGCTGCAGGCGATGAACACCGGCCACGACGGCTCCATGACCACGATCCACGCGAACTCTGCCCGCGATGGTGTGTCGCGTCTGGAGAACATGATCGCCATGGCCGGGATCGAAATGCCGCTCAAAGCCGTGCGCAGCCAGATTTCTTCAGCGGTGAACCTGATCGTGCAGGCCTCGCGTCTGCAAGATGGCTCACGCCGTATGACCTCCATCACTGAGATCACCGGCATGGAAGGTGAGGTAATCTCGATGCAAGAGATCTTCCGCTATCAGCGCGTGGGGCTGACGCCCGAGAACAAGATCATCGGCCATTTCACCGCGACCGGTGTGCGCAGCCACTTCTCTGAGCGGTTCCGCATGTGGGGCTATGACCTGCCCGCCTCCATCTACGAACCCGTGGCGGCTCAGTAA
- a CDS encoding type II and III secretion system protein family protein — translation MKIDRFLKAALLGLTLGAMPLALTLPSSAGADTLRVVKRGTNSSLDVPMNRAVVVESDIPFAELSIANPGIADISSLSDRTIYVLGKSPGLTTLTLLDAGGQLITNVDVRVAADVSEFKERLRQILPGEKIEVRTANDGIVLSGIVSSTQRLQRALDLAERYAPERVSNLMSVGGIQQVMMKVRFAEMQRNVSKSLGSSLAINGAIGGTGINGGTGSTNSSGGVASSLGGTIPSSNQNAGAVLFGFNAGSTQVGILLEALEEKGVVRFLAEPNLVALSGQEAKFLAGGEYPVPVAQTGDTIAVEFKPFGVELAFIPRVVDKDIINLEMNAAVSAIDASNSIALGNGIEISAFTRRETSTTVEMRDGESFAIAGLLTDDFTDSTRQLPWIGDVPVLGALFRSADYQRSQTELVIIVTAHLVTPTRGEALVLPTDRIKPPSEKDLFLHGRTADGTRTPSRGAAGEVAKQDFRGSYGYVLD, via the coding sequence ATGAAAATCGATAGATTTCTTAAAGCAGCCCTATTGGGGCTGACGCTGGGCGCGATGCCATTGGCATTGACCCTGCCCAGTTCTGCTGGCGCCGACACGCTGCGCGTTGTGAAACGTGGCACGAACTCCAGCCTCGACGTCCCGATGAACCGCGCCGTGGTGGTGGAAAGCGACATTCCCTTCGCAGAACTCAGCATTGCCAACCCCGGCATCGCGGATATTTCTTCCCTGTCTGATCGCACGATCTATGTGCTTGGCAAATCTCCGGGCCTGACCACGCTGACGCTTTTGGACGCCGGGGGGCAATTGATCACCAACGTCGATGTCCGCGTGGCCGCGGATGTCTCAGAATTCAAAGAACGTCTGCGCCAGATTCTTCCGGGTGAGAAGATCGAAGTGCGCACCGCCAACGACGGCATCGTGCTGTCGGGCATCGTCTCTTCGACGCAGCGGCTACAGCGCGCACTTGATCTGGCCGAACGCTATGCGCCCGAACGGGTCAGCAACCTGATGAGCGTCGGCGGCATTCAGCAGGTCATGATGAAGGTCCGCTTTGCAGAGATGCAGCGTAACGTGTCCAAATCGTTGGGCTCTTCGCTGGCCATTAACGGCGCGATCGGCGGCACCGGCATCAACGGTGGGACGGGCAGCACCAATTCATCTGGCGGGGTTGCGTCGTCTCTTGGCGGCACGATCCCCTCTTCCAACCAGAACGCGGGTGCTGTGCTTTTCGGCTTTAATGCAGGCTCGACCCAAGTGGGCATCCTGTTGGAAGCGTTAGAGGAAAAAGGCGTTGTGCGGTTCTTGGCTGAGCCGAACCTCGTGGCGCTCTCAGGGCAAGAGGCCAAGTTCCTCGCCGGGGGTGAATACCCCGTCCCGGTCGCCCAGACAGGTGACACCATCGCCGTGGAGTTCAAACCCTTCGGTGTTGAACTCGCCTTCATCCCGCGCGTCGTCGACAAGGACATCATCAACCTTGAAATGAACGCCGCCGTGTCGGCCATTGATGCGAGCAACAGCATCGCCCTGGGCAACGGTATCGAAATTTCCGCTTTCACCCGTCGTGAAACCTCGACCACAGTCGAAATGCGTGATGGCGAAAGTTTTGCCATCGCGGGCCTTTTGACCGACGATTTCACCGACAGCACGCGGCAACTGCCGTGGATCGGTGATGTCCCAGTACTGGGCGCGCTGTTCCGTTCGGCGGATTATCAGCGCAGCCAGACCGAATTGGTCATCATCGTCACCGCGCATTTGGTCACGCCGACCCGCGGCGAAGCTCTGGTGCTGCCCACGGACCGCATCAAACCGCCCTCCGAGAAAGACCTGTTCTTGCATGGCCGCACGGCAGACGGCACCCGCACCCCCAGCCGGGGCGCGGCGGGCGAAGTGGCCAAACAGGACTTCCGCGGCTCCTACGGTTATGTACTGGATTGA
- a CDS encoding L,D-transpeptidase — protein sequence MSGIKFTRRGVIAASGAALMTPQILRAQEFGQAAREFSNEAPVSRNASSFATQRWQDHFDSLGKGAIVADTISRALHYWSADGQIYKVYPTSVPATEELTKRGYTEIVRKKEGPDWTPTASMMERFPHYKYMPPGPDNPLGTHAMYLSWPAYIIHGTHDTRKIGRRSSDGCIGLYNEKIEELFGMCPVGTQVRVI from the coding sequence ATGTCAGGCATTAAATTCACCCGACGCGGCGTGATTGCCGCCAGCGGCGCGGCATTGATGACCCCGCAGATCCTGCGTGCGCAGGAATTTGGCCAAGCGGCCCGCGAGTTTTCAAACGAAGCCCCTGTATCACGCAACGCGTCGAGCTTTGCCACGCAGCGCTGGCAGGATCATTTCGACAGCCTTGGCAAAGGCGCCATCGTGGCCGATACCATCAGCCGCGCCTTGCATTATTGGAGTGCCGACGGCCAGATTTACAAGGTCTACCCAACCTCCGTACCTGCCACCGAAGAACTGACCAAACGCGGCTACACCGAAATCGTGCGCAAGAAAGAGGGGCCGGACTGGACCCCGACCGCCTCGATGATGGAGCGTTTCCCGCATTACAAATATATGCCGCCGGGCCCCGATAACCCGCTCGGCACCCACGCGATGTATCTCAGTTGGCCTGCCTATATCATTCACGGCACCCATGACACGCGCAAGATCGGGCGTCGCTCCTCGGACGGCTGTATCGGTCTCTACAACGAGAAGATCGAAGAGCTTTTCGGCATGTGCCCTGTGGGCACACAGGTCCGCGTAATTTAA
- a CDS encoding lytic transglycosylase domain-containing protein, which translates to MFRILAFTLVTALIAPAAWAGGPNPFPEFSAKRVTPPKKGAKRITVQIDPVARAAAAAKVETGPAVAASPTGAIAPLNAGQFDWFWDKVSPAADRGGAGRLAPAMAALSTGKVPAPRLQNLQDIARSNGIDILRATVGTKVSPALVLAVISVESAGRTDAVSRAGAAGLMQLMPDTAARFGVQNSMIAAENISGGVKYLDWLMGEFDRDPILVLAGYNAGEGSVRKHAGVPPFAETRDYVPKVLAAFQVAQGLCLTPPELISDGCVFAALN; encoded by the coding sequence ATGTTTCGAATATTGGCATTTACGCTGGTCACAGCCCTTATCGCCCCTGCCGCTTGGGCAGGAGGGCCGAATCCCTTTCCCGAGTTTTCGGCCAAACGGGTCACCCCGCCGAAAAAGGGGGCCAAGCGTATCACTGTTCAGATCGATCCGGTCGCCCGCGCGGCCGCCGCCGCCAAGGTTGAAACGGGTCCGGCCGTAGCGGCCTCCCCCACAGGTGCGATTGCCCCTTTGAACGCAGGGCAGTTTGACTGGTTCTGGGATAAGGTCTCTCCGGCGGCGGATCGGGGTGGGGCAGGGCGGTTGGCCCCGGCGATGGCGGCACTCTCCACGGGCAAAGTGCCCGCGCCGCGCCTGCAAAATCTACAAGATATTGCGCGTAGCAACGGCATCGACATCCTACGCGCCACGGTCGGCACCAAGGTTTCTCCGGCGCTGGTGTTGGCGGTGATCAGCGTCGAATCAGCGGGCCGCACCGATGCGGTAAGCCGGGCGGGGGCGGCTGGTCTGATGCAGCTCATGCCCGATACCGCTGCACGTTTCGGCGTTCAGAACAGTATGATCGCGGCTGAGAATATCTCGGGCGGCGTTAAATACCTTGATTGGCTGATGGGGGAGTTCGACCGCGATCCGATCCTTGTGCTGGCCGGGTACAACGCGGGCGAGGGGTCTGTGCGCAAACACGCGGGCGTGCCGCCATTTGCCGAGACGCGCGATTATGTGCCAAAGGTGCTCGCCGCGTTTCAAGTTGCGCAGGGTCTTTGCCTGACACCGCCGGAATTGATCAGCGATGGCTGTGTCTTTGCCGCGCTGAACTGA
- a CDS encoding CoA transferase subunit A, with the protein MNKIYGSAAEALEGVLSDGMLIAAGGFGLCGIPELLLQAIKDNGAKDLTFASNNAGVDDFGIGILLQSRQVKKMISSYVGENAEFMRQYLSGELELEFNPQGTLAERMRAGGAGIPGFYTKTGVGTQIAEGKEVKQFGGEDYILEEGIFADLSIVKAWKADDTGNLVFRKTARNFNPPAAMCGKVCIVEVEEIVPRGSLDPDHIHLPGIYVHRIIQGEHEKRIEKVTTRQREEA; encoded by the coding sequence GTGAACAAAATCTATGGATCCGCCGCCGAAGCGCTGGAAGGCGTCTTGTCGGATGGCATGCTGATCGCCGCAGGGGGCTTTGGCCTTTGCGGCATTCCTGAATTGCTGTTGCAGGCGATCAAGGACAACGGGGCCAAAGACCTCACCTTCGCGTCGAACAATGCGGGCGTCGATGATTTCGGCATCGGCATTCTGCTGCAATCGCGGCAGGTGAAGAAGATGATCTCTTCCTACGTTGGCGAAAACGCCGAGTTCATGCGTCAGTACCTTTCGGGCGAGTTGGAGCTTGAGTTCAACCCCCAAGGCACCTTGGCCGAACGCATGCGCGCCGGTGGCGCGGGCATCCCCGGTTTCTATACCAAGACCGGCGTCGGCACCCAGATCGCCGAGGGCAAAGAGGTCAAGCAGTTTGGCGGTGAGGATTACATCCTCGAAGAGGGAATCTTTGCCGATCTGTCGATCGTGAAAGCGTGGAAAGCCGACGACACCGGCAACCTTGTCTTCCGCAAGACCGCGCGCAACTTCAACCCACCAGCAGCAATGTGCGGCAAGGTCTGCATCGTCGAGGTCGAAGAGATCGTCCCGCGCGGCAGCCTCGACCCCGATCACATCCACCTTCCGGGCATCTATGTGCATCGCATCATCCAAGGCGAGCATGAGAAACGCATCGAAAAGGTCACGACACGCCAGCGGGAGGAAGCATAA
- a CDS encoding type II secretion system F family protein: MSAEPIIYGLIFIGVLVLVEGLYLVAFGKSISLNSRVNRRLEMLEKGARREEVLDKLRKEMQQHMNAKSIPLYSLLSERAQKAAIAFTPQQLLMIMAGLAVLAFLGLTIGTDTSVSVRAMMSVAMGVGAVFFWVSHKAGKRMAMIEEQLPDAVELMVRSLRVGHPFSNAISIVSKEIQDPLASEFGVIADEAAYGRDLGEALKDMAERLDMQDLRFLAVAVTIQQQSGGNLAEILAGLAKVIRARFRLFRRVKAITAEAKWSGKFLSGFPLAALVVINLGDPHYYDEVRDHPYFIPACFIVGIFLVLNLFVMRILTNIKV; encoded by the coding sequence ATGAGTGCCGAACCAATCATCTATGGTCTGATCTTCATCGGCGTCTTGGTGCTGGTCGAAGGGCTGTACCTTGTCGCTTTCGGCAAATCGATCAGCCTCAATAGCCGGGTGAACCGCCGTCTTGAGATGCTGGAAAAAGGCGCCCGCCGCGAGGAAGTCTTGGACAAGCTGCGCAAGGAAATGCAGCAGCATATGAACGCCAAGTCGATCCCGCTTTATTCCCTGCTGTCAGAACGTGCGCAGAAGGCCGCGATTGCCTTCACGCCGCAGCAACTTTTAATGATTATGGCCGGTTTGGCCGTCTTGGCCTTTTTGGGGCTGACCATCGGCACTGATACATCGGTATCGGTACGTGCAATGATGTCCGTCGCCATGGGGGTTGGTGCCGTCTTCTTTTGGGTGTCGCACAAAGCGGGCAAACGCATGGCGATGATCGAAGAACAGCTTCCCGATGCTGTTGAACTGATGGTTCGCAGCCTGCGGGTCGGGCACCCCTTCTCCAACGCGATCTCAATCGTATCGAAGGAGATTCAAGACCCGCTCGCCTCGGAATTCGGGGTTATCGCGGATGAGGCCGCCTATGGCCGTGATCTGGGTGAAGCGCTGAAAGACATGGCCGAACGGCTCGACATGCAGGATCTGCGCTTTCTGGCCGTGGCCGTCACCATCCAGCAGCAATCGGGCGGCAACCTTGCCGAGATCCTTGCCGGTCTGGCGAAGGTGATCCGCGCGCGCTTCCGCTTGTTCCGCCGCGTCAAAGCGATCACCGCCGAGGCGAAATGGTCGGGCAAGTTTCTGTCAGGCTTCCCATTGGCCGCGCTGGTGGTGATCAACCTTGGCGATCCGCATTACTACGACGAGGTGCGCGATCACCCCTACTTTATCCCCGCCTGTTTCATCGTGGGCATCTTCCTTGTGCTGAACCTGTTTGTGATGCGCATCCTTACCAATATCAAAGTCTGA
- a CDS encoding AAA family ATPase, giving the protein MSSSMPQPEAAPIVACTISRDVQNFDLLIEDMEATLGESWGDLGFAEALAFFGQPEAEAMEFVALAMDETDEDNLVLMSEIITQAKARNIRVILIAEDMTPAALHSLLRQGADEFVPYPLPEGELAQAIARVRAGENAAPVPAEEASAPQLKAGARKDGALIVVHGLAGGTGATTLAVNLAWELANADKKTAPSVCLLDFDLQYGSVATFLDLQRREAVYEMMSDTESMDEEIFGQALQTFEEKLHVLTAPAEMLPLDIITNEDVDRILSMACNQFDYVIVDMPSTLVQWSETVLTSAHIYFAMLELDMRSAQNALRFKRALQSEELPFEKLRYVMNRAPKFTDLSAKSRVKRMAESLSISIDVQLPDGGKAVTQANDHGLPLANSAPKSPLRREIAKLASSIHDLKGEQAKAA; this is encoded by the coding sequence ATGAGCAGCAGTATGCCCCAACCCGAAGCAGCGCCGATCGTTGCCTGCACAATCAGCCGTGATGTACAGAATTTCGACCTCTTGATCGAAGATATGGAGGCCACTCTGGGCGAAAGCTGGGGTGATCTGGGATTCGCCGAAGCGCTTGCATTCTTTGGCCAACCCGAAGCTGAGGCGATGGAATTTGTCGCCCTCGCCATGGATGAGACCGACGAGGACAACCTTGTCCTGATGAGCGAGATCATCACTCAGGCCAAGGCCCGCAACATCCGGGTGATATTGATTGCCGAAGACATGACCCCCGCTGCGCTGCATTCGCTGCTGCGTCAGGGTGCTGATGAATTCGTCCCCTACCCGCTGCCCGAAGGTGAGTTGGCCCAAGCCATCGCCCGCGTCCGCGCCGGAGAGAACGCCGCGCCTGTACCCGCCGAAGAGGCCAGCGCCCCTCAACTGAAAGCCGGCGCGCGCAAAGATGGTGCCCTGATCGTAGTGCATGGTTTGGCCGGCGGCACAGGGGCCACGACCCTTGCCGTGAACCTTGCTTGGGAACTCGCCAACGCTGACAAGAAAACCGCGCCTTCCGTTTGCCTGTTAGATTTCGATCTGCAATACGGCTCCGTCGCAACCTTCCTTGATCTGCAACGCCGCGAGGCGGTCTATGAAATGATGTCCGACACGGAATCCATGGACGAAGAGATCTTCGGCCAAGCCTTGCAAACATTTGAAGAGAAGCTGCATGTTCTGACCGCTCCTGCGGAGATGCTGCCGCTCGACATCATCACCAATGAAGACGTCGACCGCATCCTGAGCATGGCGTGCAATCAATTTGACTATGTCATCGTCGATATGCCCTCGACGCTGGTGCAATGGTCCGAAACCGTGCTGACCAGCGCGCATATCTACTTCGCGATGCTAGAGCTCGACATGCGCTCGGCCCAGAACGCATTGCGCTTCAAACGCGCGCTGCAATCCGAAGAACTGCCCTTTGAGAAGCTGCGCTATGTGATGAACCGCGCGCCAAAGTTCACCGACCTCAGCGCCAAGAGCCGGGTCAAGCGCATGGCCGAATCGCTCAGCATCTCGATTGACGTACAATTGCCTGACGGCGGCAAAGCGGTGACGCAGGCCAACGACCATGGCCTACCGCTTGCCAACTCCGCCCCAAAAAGCCCGCTGCGGCGCGAAATCGCCAAGCTGGCAAGCTCCATCCACGATCTCAAGGGCGAGCAGGCCAAAGCGGCCTGA
- the cpaB gene encoding Flp pilus assembly protein CpaB yields the protein MRAVFGLVLLVGIALAGGAVYLAKDRISQYQAANAQAQAALAQVVSTKTVWVADKPLKYGQLLTREDVRAVKWPENAIPEGSFVEETMLFPENTKDQRIVLRNIEKDEAIMAVKVTEPGEDSGLTSRLARGMRAFTIKVDVSSGVSGFLRPGDRVDVYWTGRVNVGSQSSNGDVTKLIESAVQLIAIDQSADALVMEEASIAKTVTVAVNPQQVAALAQAQSTGKLSLSLVGTNDDTVAEAIEVDQRSLLGIQAQETIAEVAKEKVCTIRTRRGAEVVELPIPCTN from the coding sequence ATGCGAGCCGTATTCGGATTGGTTCTTTTGGTGGGTATCGCACTTGCCGGTGGGGCCGTTTATCTGGCGAAAGACCGGATTTCACAGTATCAGGCCGCCAATGCGCAGGCTCAAGCCGCGCTGGCGCAGGTGGTGTCAACCAAAACCGTCTGGGTGGCCGACAAGCCATTGAAATATGGGCAGCTCCTCACCCGCGAAGACGTCCGCGCCGTCAAATGGCCCGAGAATGCTATTCCTGAGGGCAGCTTTGTTGAGGAAACCATGCTGTTTCCTGAAAACACCAAAGATCAACGCATCGTGCTGCGCAACATCGAGAAAGATGAAGCGATCATGGCCGTGAAAGTAACCGAGCCCGGCGAAGACTCTGGTCTGACATCGCGGCTGGCCCGTGGCATGCGCGCCTTTACGATCAAAGTGGATGTTTCCAGTGGCGTGTCAGGCTTCCTGCGCCCCGGTGACCGGGTGGACGTTTACTGGACAGGCCGCGTGAACGTTGGCAGCCAATCCAGCAATGGTGATGTGACCAAGCTGATCGAATCGGCGGTGCAGTTGATCGCTATTGACCAAAGCGCCGATGCGCTGGTGATGGAGGAAGCCTCAATCGCCAAGACGGTGACCGTGGCCGTGAACCCTCAGCAGGTCGCCGCCCTCGCCCAAGCGCAATCAACCGGCAAACTGTCCCTGTCACTGGTTGGCACCAATGACGACACCGTGGCCGAAGCCATTGAAGTCGATCAGCGGTCGCTCCTTGGGATCCAAGCACAAGAGACCATCGCCGAAGTGGCCAAGGAAAAGGTTTGCACGATCCGCACACGGCGCGGTGCCGAAGTGGTCGAACTGCCGATCCCCTGCACAAACTGA